The segment ATGTCCATGGTGCCCATGGCCAGACCGGCGCCGTTCACCATGCAGCCGATGTTGCCGTCCAGCGCCACGTACGAGATGCCCAGGTCCGAGGCCTTGACCTCCTTGGGGTCTTCCTCGGTGATGTCGCGCAGTTCCGCCACGTCGGCCTGGCGGAAAAGCGCGTTGCCGTCGAAGTTCATCTTGGCGTCGAGGACCAGCAGCCGTCCGTCGTCCAGTTGTGCCAGCGGGTTGATTTCCAGTTGCATGCAGTCGGACTTCAGAAAGGCGTCGTACAGGCTCCTGACAAGCGCTCCGAAGGCCGACACTTCCTTGCCGGTCAACCCCAACCCGGCGGCCACGCGACGGATCTGGAACGGCTGCACGCCCACCAGCGGGTCCACCACCTCGATGATGATGGCGTCGGGCGTCTCCTTGGCCACCTCCTCGATCTCCATGCCGCCTTCGCGGCACGCGATGATGGCGGGGCCGCCGGCGGCGGCGTCGAGCACGATGCTGCAATAGAGCTCACGGGCGATGCGAGAGGCCTCTTCCACCCACACGCGCCGGACGATGCGCCCCTCGGGGCCGGTCTGGTGTGTCACCAGCGGCTTGCCCAGAAGGCCTTCGGCGAATGCCGCCGCCTCGGCCTCGTTGTGGACCACCTTGACGCCACCGGCCTTGCCCCGGCCGCCGGCGTGGATCTGCGCCTTCACGACGCAGGGGAAGCCGATCTCCCGAGCCGTCGCCCGCGCCTCCTTGGCGGTGGCCGCCACCCGACCCTGGGGCACGGGCACGCCGAACCGCGCAAGCCACTGTTTCGCCTGGTATTCGTGGATGTTCATGCGGAGAGTTGGGATGGATGACGGACGGGTTCGAGTTCGCCCGGCATCCGTCCGGTATGAAACCTTAGGCCTGTGCCAGCACCCGGTCCATGGCGCCCACGATCTCCTGCACGTGGGACAGGGACTCGTCGAACTGGGCCTTCTCGCCGGACGAGAGGCCGATCTCGATGACCTGCTCCACGCCGCCGGCGCCGATCAACACCGGCACGCAGAAGTAGTAGCCCTGGACGCCGTACTCGCCTTCGAGCAGGGCGGCGCACGGCAGCACTTCCTTCTTGTCGAGCAGGTAGGCCTCGGCCATGCGCACCGCGGCCGACGCCGGTGCGTAGAACGCCGAGCCGGTCTTCAGGAGCGCGACGATCTCGCCTCCGGCCATGCGCACGCGCTGCTCGATCTCGTCCAGCCGCTCGGATGCGATGAGCCGTTCCACGGGCACGCCGCCCACCTGGCAGGCGCTCCGCACCGGCACCATGTCGTCGCCGTGGCCGCCCAGCACCATGGCGGAAACACTGTCCACCGAGCGGTTCAGTTCCTGGGCGAGAAAGGTGCGGTAGCGCGAGGAATCCAGGATTCCCGACTGCCCCACCACTTGGTTCTTGGGGAAGCCGGTGACCCGCTGGCACAGGGTCACCATGGCGTCCAGCGGGTTGGTGATGACGATGACGAAGGCGTCGGGAGCGTACTTCTTGATGTTCTCCGACACCGACGACATGATCTTGGCGTTGGTGCCCAGGAGGTCGTCCCGGCTCATGCCCGGCTTGCGCGCGATGCCGGCGGTGATGATGCACACGTCGGCGCCGACGATGTCCTCGTAGCTGGTGGTACCGACGATGTCGGCGTCAAAACCCTCCACGGGCGCGGACTGAAGCAGGTCCAGCGCCTTGCCCTGGGGCAGCCCGTCGATGACGTCGAAGAGCACCACGTCGCCCAGCTTCTTCATGGCGCACAGGTGCGCCATGGTGCCGCCGATGTTGCCGCCCCCGATGAGTGCGATCTTGCGTCTCGAAATGCTCATGGTCCGGTAGCGTTTCTCCCTGCGTTACATGTTCGCGACGATGGCGTCGCCGAACTCCGAGCACTTGAGCAGCTTGGCGCCGGTCATGAGGCGCTCGAAATCGTAGGTGACCGTCTTCTGGGCGATGGTTTCCTCGAGGCCCTGGATCACCAGGTCCGCGGCCTCGTCCCAGCCCAGGTGTCGCAGCATCATCTCGCCGGAGAGGATCACCGAACCCGGGTTGACCTTGTCCTGGCCGGCGTACTTGGGCGCTGTGCCGTGGGTGGCCTCGAACAGGGCGTGGCCGCTGTCGTAGTTGATGTTGCCGCCCGGGGCGATGCCGATGCCGCCCACCTGGGCCGCCAGCGCGTCGGAGATCAGGTCGCCGGTGAGGTTCATGGTGGGGATCACGTCGAACTCGTCGGGACGCGTGAGGATCTGCTGCAGGAAGGCGTCGGTGATGGCGTCCTTGATGAGGATCTGGCCTTCCGCGGGCTTGCCGCCGCACTCTTCCCACGACACCACCTTGTCGCCGAACTCGCGCTTGGCGAGGGCGTAGCCCCAGCGCATGAAGGCGCCCTCGGTGTACTTCTGGATATTGCCCTTGTGCACCAGCGTGACGTTGCGCCGGTTGTGCTCCACGGCGTAGCGGATGGCCGCGCGGATCAGCCGCTCCGAGCCCTCGATGGAGATGGGCTTGATGCCGATGCTGGCGGTAACCGGGAAGCGGATGCTCTTCACCCCCATCTCGTCGCGCAGGAACTTGACCATCTTCTCGGCCTCGGCCGTGCCCGTCTCCCACTCGATGCCGGCGTAGATGTCCTCGGTGTTCTCGCGGAAGATCACCATGTCCACCAGGTGAGGCCGCACCACCGGCGACGGCACGCCCTTGAAGTAGCGCACGGGCCGGAGGCAGACGTAGAGGTCGAGGACTTGGCGCAGGGTCACGTTGAGGCTCCGGAAACCCTCGCCCACCGGCGTGGTCAGCGGACCCTTGATGGCCACCAGGTACTCGCGGATGACGTCCACGGTCTCCTGCGGCAGCAGGCTCGGCGGGCAGTCGTCGCCGTAGACGGCCTCGGCCTTCTCACCGGCGTAGACCTCCATCCAGGAGATCTCCTTCTTGCCGCCGTAGGCCTTGGCCACGGCGCCGTCCAGCACCCGTACCGCCGCCGCCCAGATGTCCACCCCGATGCCGTCACCCTCGATGAACGGGATGACGGGATTGTCGGGAACCTGCAGCTTGCCGTCCGAAAGCGTAACCTTTTCGCCCTGTTCCGGCACCTTCACGTGTAGATAGTCTGCCATGGCTCTCCTCTGGTCGATTTATTCCTGACGTTGGATTCCGGTCTCGGAGGCCTGAATCCGGGCGGTGGCCTTGGATTCCGCGGTGCCACCCATCCGGGTCAGGTCATGGAGGGGTTGTGCGCGGGACCGGGTCCCAGCGCACCGACTTGGTAGTCATTAACGAATCTCCGGCGGTGAGTCAAGCAGGACGGGCGAGACATGCGATTTCGGCCTCGACCCGCTATATTCAGGAAGTCATCGGCGCGATTCGCCCCAGCCAGGGTCGGAGGGGCGGCCCTGAGCTGATCACGGAGACTGTATTGAGCGTGCGCATGGACAGCGTGTCGAAGGTTTACGGGTTTCTCTGGGCGCTCCGCGACGTGCGTCTGGAGATCGGCGCCGGGGAATGGGTCGGCCTCTTGGGCGCCAACGGCGCCGGCAAGACGACGCTGCTCAGACTCCTCGCCGCGCTCGCCTACCCCACCGCCGGCGCCGTGGAACTGTTCGGGCAAAACCTCCCCTACGGGAACTCCCCGTTGCGCCGCTCCATCGGGTTCATGGCCTCCGGTGCGCACCTCTACGACAGCCTCACCGTGAGCGAGAACCTCCGCTTCTTCGTCTCGCTTTACCGCAACGACGTCGGCGCCGACGAGAGGACCACGGTCCTGGACGAGGTGGGCCTGCACGCGAAGCGGGACGAGTACGTCTCGGCCCTGTCCCTGGGCATGCGCTGCCGGCTCGCCATCGCCAAGTGGCGCTTGGTGCGGCCACGGCTGCTGCTGGTGGACGAACCCTACGGCTCGCTGGACCCGTCCGGGGTGGACGTGCTCAACCGCTTCCTCGAATCCACCTGCGCGGCGGGCGGCATCGTCGTGCTTGCGACCCACGACGTGCCCCGGCTTCTCGAACGCTGCACCCGGGCGGTGATGCTCGACCAGGGACGGATCGTCTTCGACGAATCCCGGCGGGACCCCTGGGACAGCTTCCACCGCGCCTTCGACGCGCTTCAGTCGCAGGACTCCGGCGGCCCCCGTTGACCGGCGTGCTCCGACAGATCTACTGGCTCCTGTGGAAGGACCTCCTGCTGGAGGCGCGCCGCCGCGACAACCTGTTGTCGATGTTCTTCTTCGGCCTCTCGCTGCTGTTCCTGTTCTCCTTCGCCTTCGAGATCTCCAGCGAGAACGTATCGCGCATGGCCCCCGGCCTCCTGTGGCTGGCGTTCATGTTCAGCGGCACGCTGGCCTTGAACCAGCTCTTTCAGGGGGACCGCGAGAACGACTGCCTCGACGCGCTGCTGCTGGCGCCCCTGGACCGGGGCGCCTACTACCTGGCCAAGGTTTTCTTCAACTTCTCCCTCATGTTTCTCCTGGAACTCTGCATTCTGCCGCTCTTCGGCGTCCTGTTCCGGCTGGACTTCTGGCATCTCCTGCCGAACGTATTGCTCTACACTCTGTTGGGGACGCTGGGCTTCTCCGTGGTGGGGGTCCTGTTCGCCGCCGTGACGTTGCGTGCACGCGCCCGGGCGTTACTGCTGCCGGTGCTGCTCTTCCCGCTGATGATTCCGGTGATCCTCGGCACGGTCCGCACGCTGCAGATCATCCTCGGCGCGGGCGCCGCCGCGGAACTGGCGCCCTGGTTCCGGCTCCTGGTCGGCTTCGACCTGATCTTCATCACCGCCGGCTTCCTGCTGCTGGAGTGGGTGCTGGACGGTTGAGGTCGATTGGGAACCGTTGGGC is part of the Deltaproteobacteria bacterium genome and harbors:
- the icd gene encoding NADP-dependent isocitrate dehydrogenase, giving the protein MADYLHVKVPEQGEKVTLSDGKLQVPDNPVIPFIEGDGIGVDIWAAAVRVLDGAVAKAYGGKKEISWMEVYAGEKAEAVYGDDCPPSLLPQETVDVIREYLVAIKGPLTTPVGEGFRSLNVTLRQVLDLYVCLRPVRYFKGVPSPVVRPHLVDMVIFRENTEDIYAGIEWETGTAEAEKMVKFLRDEMGVKSIRFPVTASIGIKPISIEGSERLIRAAIRYAVEHNRRNVTLVHKGNIQKYTEGAFMRWGYALAKREFGDKVVSWEECGGKPAEGQILIKDAITDAFLQQILTRPDEFDVIPTMNLTGDLISDALAAQVGGIGIAPGGNINYDSGHALFEATHGTAPKYAGQDKVNPGSVILSGEMMLRHLGWDEAADLVIQGLEETIAQKTVTYDFERLMTGAKLLKCSEFGDAIVANM
- the mdh gene encoding malate dehydrogenase is translated as MSRRKIALIGGGNIGGTMAHLCAMKKLGDVVLFDVIDGLPQGKALDLLQSAPVEGFDADIVGTTSYEDIVGADVCIITAGIARKPGMSRDDLLGTNAKIMSSVSENIKKYAPDAFVIVITNPLDAMVTLCQRVTGFPKNQVVGQSGILDSSRYRTFLAQELNRSVDSVSAMVLGGHGDDMVPVRSACQVGGVPVERLIASERLDEIEQRVRMAGGEIVALLKTGSAFYAPASAAVRMAEAYLLDKKEVLPCAALLEGEYGVQGYYFCVPVLIGAGGVEQVIEIGLSSGEKAQFDESLSHVQEIVGAMDRVLAQA
- a CDS encoding heme exporter protein CcmB, giving the protein MLRQIYWLLWKDLLLEARRRDNLLSMFFFGLSLLFLFSFAFEISSENVSRMAPGLLWLAFMFSGTLALNQLFQGDRENDCLDALLLAPLDRGAYYLAKVFFNFSLMFLLELCILPLFGVLFRLDFWHLLPNVLLYTLLGTLGFSVVGVLFAAVTLRARARALLLPVLLFPLMIPVILGTVRTLQIILGAGAAAELAPWFRLLVGFDLIFITAGFLLLEWVLDG
- the sucC gene encoding ADP-forming succinate--CoA ligase subunit beta, yielding MNIHEYQAKQWLARFGVPVPQGRVAATAKEARATAREIGFPCVVKAQIHAGGRGKAGGVKVVHNEAEAAAFAEGLLGKPLVTHQTGPEGRIVRRVWVEEASRIARELYCSIVLDAAAGGPAIIACREGGMEIEEVAKETPDAIIIEVVDPLVGVQPFQIRRVAAGLGLTGKEVSAFGALVRSLYDAFLKSDCMQLEINPLAQLDDGRLLVLDAKMNFDGNALFRQADVAELRDITEEDPKEVKASDLGISYVALDGNIGCMVNGAGLAMGTMDIIQQYGGMPANFLDVGGGASKEMVGQAFRLLLSDDKVRGVLVNIFGGIMRCDVIAAGVIDAAREIGVSVPLVVRLQGTNVEQGRELLSKSDLSIIPADTIADAAQKIVEAVRAEEGGA
- the ccmA gene encoding heme ABC exporter ATP-binding protein CcmA — translated: MRMDSVSKVYGFLWALRDVRLEIGAGEWVGLLGANGAGKTTLLRLLAALAYPTAGAVELFGQNLPYGNSPLRRSIGFMASGAHLYDSLTVSENLRFFVSLYRNDVGADERTTVLDEVGLHAKRDEYVSALSLGMRCRLAIAKWRLVRPRLLLVDEPYGSLDPSGVDVLNRFLESTCAAGGIVVLATHDVPRLLERCTRAVMLDQGRIVFDESRRDPWDSFHRAFDALQSQDSGGPR